DNA from Leishmania donovani BPK282A1 complete genome, chromosome 34:
AGGCGACGGGTCACGCAAACGGCAGCCGTGTCGCCGCTTCCAAGAAAACGATGACACTGGAACAGACGGACGTCAGCGTTCGGCGCCTCTACGACGACACACTCGCGCGCAAGAAGGCGAGAAAGGCGGAGAGCGAGCGCCTCTACGCGTTTCACCCAGAGGACCTCAAGTCGGCCAAGCTGTCGAAAGCGGCGCTGCAAGAGTCCGTCAACCGCATGAGCAAGCCGAAGAAGACGGAGTTCACGATGGCGGAGGTGAACAAGATCTATGGCCTGTGAGCCTTCGCCGCCCTTTATCGTGCCCCTCATGTAGCCCCTGTGCCGGCGacgatgcgtgtgtgtctcagCAAGTGCTCAATCAGGCTCACACCGCCGTGCTCAGTGTTCTTTGTTGCTCGTGTGCGAGCCTTGTCCGTTTCCTTGCGCGCCTCCCGATGCCCTTGCACCCACGTGGGATGTACGCTACCTCGTTCTCTTGTGTCTGAGCCCGTTGTATTCTCTGCTGCCGGGCTGCCTGTCATCTTCCCAAACCCTTACAGcatctttttcttcgtctttgcctcctcttcttccctccacGTGTGTTGGAGATGTGACAGGTGCACCAGTTCCGCTCGCGCGCGGTCACGCGGCGGCTcggctccttttttttgggagggggggggtgagcATGGGGCGGCATAACAACACGAGATGCACCATCATAGTGGATCATGCTAGTGAGGTCACCGCGTCCTCCGGTGAGCCCCCATCTCCGGTCAGCGGCTGGCTCTTTCTTTCAGCACGCATTGCTTGGCTTCATTCTCTCTGTCGGGAAGGTCCAAGATTTGACGGCGCGTCCCTTGCCACCGAGACTGGCATGGTCTGAGTTCCGTTGTTTTGTCCGTGCTGCAGGGAACACGCCGCCCCACGCCGTCTGCTCACGTCGCCGCTATTAAAcatcctcttctttctcatTCTGTTCTGTCTTCGCTTATTGGCTGTCTCGTGACCAGCGCCTAGCATTGGCGTGCCGATAAGGATTCCTGTCGCTGAGGTggcgtctctctccgtcgctctctttctcacttGTCGGAGGCGGGTGCATTCATGTgagcgtctctctctgtgacCTCTCTCTGATGTCGGAGGAGAAAAGGACGACGAGCGCCGCCCCTGAGGCGAAGTATAATGCTTACGCTGAGGCGGCAGATCCGGCCCGCTATCGTGTCGCTGACGCTCTGCTTTTCACGTGCGCGGAGCACGGTAAGGCGTGCGTTCTGTGCGTCACAGCCGGCAAGAATGGCCGCAACGGACGCACAGCTGCCGTTGGCGCCACGATCTTCTGGTTGACTTGCCCGAATCTGAACGCCATCATAGCGAGATTTGAGGGCCACCGATGCGTCCGGGCGGTGTCAGCGGCgatggagcagcagccgtgtcTCTGTGACTGGCACGTGCAGTCGCACGACGTGTACGCGAGTCGCGCCAGGGAACTTCTCTCGCCGGCACAGTGGTGTTTTTTCGAGGCCCACTTTCTCTCCGACGATCAGCCGTCCCTGCACAAGTACGGCAATGCCGCGGTGAGCCATGCTGCGGGCATGAAGTGTCTGCACGCCCTCGTCGCCCAGACCCTGGCGGGTGTGGCGAACCCCGTTGGCTCGGTTGTGGTCAACTACATCCTCTTGCAGCATCAGCTCGTCCGTGAGGCGGCCGAAATGGGAAACACTGAGCAACACGGAGTCGAAGAGAGGCGGCTCTCGATGAAGGCTACGTTGGACAGCACACGTTTGTTTTCGGACTTCACGACGGCTTTTGTGAGGGCAGCGTCGGAGCGGGCTTGTGAGGGCTGGCATGGCCTCCGCAACGTGTCCTTCGAAGTCCCACTTCCTGAAGGCAACATGTGGGGCAAGACAGCCGTGCAATACATGTGGCGGGCCGATTCTCAGCTAGCGGCTCTCTGCCCCGATCTCTGCGCGCGGGCGCTGACGGTGCTCGTTGCGTTGGAAGGACAGTTGCGGCATCGGCACAAGAAGCACCGCATCAACTGAGACTGCGGGCACCCCGCACACGCGTCGTGGACCCTGCCAACGGGCAGGCGGCATCGCATTTCGCAAAGCTTTCTCTTGTCCTCGacacgcttttttttttttggacCTGTGTACTGGCAGCTGACATGCCGAAAGGCGCTCCTTCAACcacgctggtgctgctgccggcgcatcCACCTCAAATGAGCGTCCGTTACCCCGTCTGGTGGTAAACAAATCTGCCTACTAATCGGGGCGTTGAGAGGCCGGTGTAGGCGTCGTGGTCGAAGGAGGAGAATGGGCAAGGGGCGAGCGCGCGGCACTGAACGAGCAACGAAAGAAGTTGAACATCGTTCCCCTTCTGCGCTCTTTCTCCGAGGTTTACTTTAATGCACTTGCAGGtactgcgccggcggcgtgcgacCCGCCGCACGACATTCCACGCCATTGCCGTGCCACGAGGTGTCTCAGACAAAGAAGTCGCAGTTAGAGGTCCCAAGTACAAGGGCGATGGGTGCGGCGATGGCCGAAGCAGCGACACTTCCATCAGTAACCGGGCAGATGCGTGCGCCGGCGAAACTGTCACCCtcagccctcctccctccgcttTCCCGAGCCGCACCAGTACATACCACTGCACCGATGCGCTTGCCATCGTGGCAACATCGAGTTTCCTTTGTTTATCTTTATAGGCCATCTGCGTGTCCGACAAAGGGAGCCAAACGCGTGCACGTTACTGAGAGCGagcgtggctgctgcggtagACGGTTTGCCTGTTATCGTCCGCTCATGCACCTCGCTGGAACGTCAtgcgtgcggcagcgcggcgcatACTTTTCCACACCGGAGCTGAGCTCATCGTCTCATAACGAgcgtagcagcagcgcgtggccTACGGGgtcgccgccacagcggcacacgcacgcgagtACGCCTGTGGCGACGTACATGCACGCGCCCAGCCGCGATGTTGCATTCGGGGGCCGTGCACATGTTGCCACTCACCGAAGCCGCGACACTCTTACTGCCGAACTTCAGCGCATTCGCGCGGAGGCGAACACAATTGTAGTGGAGCGCTGGTTCTGGCGGTGGGGCCTCTACGCGGttcgccgcgctgccttgAGGCGCATCCAGCACCGCGCTCGGCTAGTTTTGTGGAGTCGTGTGGGTGCCAGGTGCTTTGCGTGGTGGCGATTagttgcgcagcggcgcctgtGCCGCGAGGTGCTTTACCgagaagccgccgcgcgcgaaCGCGCGACGTTGATTGAAGGCCTCTGTCGCGTTGCATGGGACAAGTGGCGTCAGTGGGCGCGAGTGCGTGCACGGCAGTGCGCGAGAGCTGCGCATCTGGGGCTGGTGAACcgacagcggcacgcacTTCTCCGATTTCGCGCATGGACGTGTCATCCCCGTCGGTGCCATCAGCTGCGGTCTGTGGAGCAGATTCGATTCTCCGCCGAGCGATCGCTGGCCCGCTTTACTCTGATCCGTTGGCGTTTGCATGCCCTAGAGAGCTACCTTGCCTTTCCACTGCAGGtgcgggcggcgcagcaagtggcgacggcggcgtttcgcgcgtggcagcggcgtgcgctCATCGGGGCCAGCATGCGGCTCATCCGCCACGAGGCGCTTTTGCACGTGGCGGAGCGGTGCTTTGAccggtggaggcgatggctCCGGCGGCGGTTACAGGCCGCACTGCTACGCGAAGCGAACGAGGCTCGCCTTGTGCTGCGCATCTTCTCGCAGTGGGCGTGGCACCATGAGCTCCACGCGTTAGACTACGAGCAGTACGTCGCAGAACGTCATCTGCCACGCCTCTTCTCTTGATCGTCTTGAGCTGTTGTTGGCACTTGTAATGAGAGGGAGCAGGAGCCGATTCCTGGAGGGCCGCTCGGTGACTAGGGGCCGTGACGGCGTGCCGATAAGACGTGCACACCCACAGAAGCTCAAACGCGAAGGTGCGCACTGATAACTCCCTTCAGCGCTACAtggcgaaaaaaaaacaaaagggaaAAGACGAAAACCGACAGAAGACGCTTGACAACGAAACGCGGTGTGACCAACATGTGATGAGGCGCGGGTGAGGAGGGGTGCCTCCCTTTTTCGCCCGATctgagggaaggagagggagcgcTGCACGATACTCCACTCGCCCAGGCGCCCACCTcgtcttcccctcccccctccttgcCCCCCATCATTTCCATTGCTTTCCCCTCTCATAATAATACGGTGAAAAAAAACGTCTCCACACCTATGCGTGCGCATGCCCACACACGTGACCTCACATCGAGCAAAAGGGTTCTCCGCCGGCCTTTTCTGTTCTCTTCTCCATCAGCGCTTCCATTTGTGGACTTGTTTTTTCCGTTGGCTCTGTTCGCTGTGGCGTTGCCGTTATTCTTcgcatccccctcctcacGGCCGCTTTTCGCGTGCCTCTTCTCAAGTCACctgccgcgcgcgctctcttcccttcgTCTCTGTCTCGTTGCCTTTCAGAAAGCAGGCGTCGAGAAGAGAACATGTCGTCTCTATCGGAAACGCTGTCAGAGCAGCTGATGAGCCACCCGTTCCACCGTGCTCTGGAGCTTttctttgccgccgcgctggcgtATTTTCTGCTGCAACGCTTCCACCGTCGCGGGAAGGGGAAGCCACCAAATCCGATGAGCAGGCTGTCCCCTGAGGAGCAGGAACGTCGCATTGCCGCCTTTCAGTCCATTCCGTTCCGTGCCGAGTGCTCGGTGACGTCGAACGTGCCCGTGCCGGAGTACCACGGGCTGACCGAGGTGGTCGGACGCGAGGGGAGCCACATCACCATTCTGCGGCCCGGCTCatcggaggcggaggagtgTCTAGACCTTGCCACCTACGACTTTCACTCGTTCTCAACGCTGCCGGAGGTCGTTGAAGTTGCACGGGCGGCCGTGAACGCCTACGGCGTGGGCAGTTGCGGACCTCGCAGCTTTTACGGCACCATCAAGCCGCATCTTGTGGTGGAGCAGGACCTGGCCAAGTTTCTCAAGACAGACGAAGCGGTTGTGTACAGCTTCGCATATGCCACCGTGGCCACCCTCATCTCCTGCTTTTCCGGCCGTGGCGACTATCTCGTGTACGACGACGGCGTCAGCTCCTCCGTGATGGAGGGCTGcatcctctctcgctctgaCATTCGGCCGTACAAGCACTGCAGCATGACGAGTCTGGAGGAGCGGCTCCAGGAAGTGGTGGCGAAGGACGGGTACAGCAAgcctcaccgccgcttcGTCGTAACGGAGGGCCTGTTCTCATATACCGGCGAGATCTGCCCGCTGCCCCAGATCTTGGAGCTGTGCCACAAGTACAAATTCCGCCTCCTGCTGGAGGACAGCTACGGCTTTGGCGTACTGGGCGAGTCGGGGCGCGGCACTCCTGAGCAGTTCAACATCCCGACGATGGACGTGGACGTGTACATTGGGAGCCTGAGTACGTCTATGGGTGCGGTTGGCGGTTTctgcgctggcgcgtcgAACATGATTGATCATCAGCGCCTCACCTCCACGGCGTACGTGTTCTCGGCATCGTTGCCCCCCTACATCACGGCGTCCGTCTCGCAGTCGctcgcggtgctggcgcgtgaTGACACGTTTGTGGCCAAGCTGCGGAGACACACGAAGCGCATTCGCAGACACCTCCGTGAGGCCGGGTTCAACGCTGAGAAGATCAAGCTGGTGGACAGCATCGACGACGCCTCTCCGGTGATTCTTCTtgcggcggagcgggagTACGTCGAACGCGAGGGGCTGGAAAAGGTGGAGAACCGTCTTCAGCGCGTCATCAATGCCCTGCAGAAGAAGAAAGTGGCAGTCGTGCGAAACGTCTTCACAACAGATGAGCCGGTGAACAACGTCTCGGGGCTGCGTATTGTGGCCAAGAGTCTGGCGACGGAGGCCGAGGTGACGGCGGCACTTGAGGCAATCGAGACTGCCGTGAAGGCCGAGTTTTCGtaggcggcgatgcagctgTAATGCCGAGTGTGGTGTGTACCCATAGCTTCGCTTGTGTGACTAACTGGAGGACGTGCACGGAGCTGACAACCACTTTCGTTTTTGTGCTAGTGCTGATGTGGTGTAGGGTTCTGGGAACAAAATGAGTTTTGCCCGCTCTGCTGTCTCCGAGCGTCCTGCACGTTGTGCTGCCCCGCGTGACTCTCGCGATGGAGGACGACCTCTCCAGGAAGTCGCACATCGGACTCCAGCAGCTCGTTTGCGTCGATCTCTTTCAATCGCTCTGAGCGTGTGTAGCCCGGCACTGGCCGCCGAATCTGTGAATGTGtagtgcccccccccctttcgtAATAGAAAGTAGAGCGAACAAATAAAGGGGGAACACATGAATGACGTGAGAGGGCTGGCAAGGCTTGAGGTGCTAATACATAATGCGGCGTGcagagaggcgctgcgcagatGGGCGCCGTCACAGGTcaagggaagggagaagagataTGCGACACATGTGCTAGAAGCGAGTGtcgtcctctctccctccttgtGTGTTACAGGCATCCACGAGTGACGTCGAGAAC
Protein-coding regions in this window:
- a CDS encoding serine palmitoyltransferase-like protein, producing the protein MSSLSETLSEQLMSHPFHRALELFFAAALAYFLLQRFHRRGKGKPPNPMSRLSPEEQERRIAAFQSIPFRAECSVTSNVPVPEYHGLTEVVGREGSHITILRPGSSEAEECLDLATYDFHSFSTLPEVVEVARAAVNAYGVGSCGPRSFYGTIKPHLVVEQDLAKFLKTDEAVVYSFAYATVATLISCFSGRGDYLVYDDGVSSSVMEGCILSRSDIRPYKHCSMTSLEERLQEVVAKDGYSKPHRRFVVTEGLFSYTGEICPLPQILELCHKYKFRLLLEDSYGFGVLGESGRGTPEQFNIPTMDVDVYIGSLSTSMGAVGGFCAGASNMIDHQRLTSTAYVFSASLPPYITASVSQSLAVLARDDTFVAKLRRHTKRIRRHLREAGFNAEKIKLVDSIDDASPVILLAAEREYVEREGLEKVENRLQRVINALQKKKVAVVRNVFTTDEPVNNVSGLRIVAKSLATEAEVTAALEAIETAVKAEFS